DNA from Triplophysa rosa linkage group LG12, Trosa_1v2, whole genome shotgun sequence:
aaaaataagtgAATATATTCTTGTCCACTTTTCAGATATACAATATAAGGTTTTGCAGCAGAATTACCAGCGACAATTGATGCATTTTAAAGCACTTGAATGGAAGCAAGAAAATCTGACATTGAACATGCCAATAGTCTAATGTTagcaaatttattttacatcataaacctttcctttgttttaaaatgtccaaaatactgtttatttccACCTTTAAGTGGAAGATTTTCAAATTCTCAATCTAGTCTTTTTGGCCCCACAATATTTACAAGGCAAACACACTAGAGTCTGATGGTGTACACGGGCATTCACAGACAGCAATAATGCATCCTTTATAGGAAAGTGCAAGTTTGGACTCTGCCACAGACACGCAAATACCTACATACCAACAACTAACAGAAGCGATGTCAGTGGACCTCATTACTTTTGGGTCAAACGAACACAAAACAGGGTGATTATGTAAGGCAGAGGTTTGGGTGACAAATGAAGCTTTGACCTTTGTGTTCCCACAGAACTGAATACAAGAATTCAGCATATCACTCTCTCTATCTGCCTGTGTGGGAGGCTCTCTTCAGTGCAAATCAATACCTCTTCACTTCCCATACACAGACTCACTCCCCACAGGAAACGTTCTTCTGTTTTAGACCTCTGGAGGCGTCAAGAGAAGACACGGCACATACTAGGGTATGACCAGGATCAGGACCTGTTGACCAGAATCTGTCATCTATCATATTTTAAGCCATCCGTGAGGCACTGAGCAATATGACTCACAATACTGCATGGGTTTAATATTGtatcatgtttaattattaacAGTATGTACTAGAAGAAAATTATTactaatgtatttatttttagatataaATTTTACTTTGAAATTAAACTTTTTACTTAAATAGTTATACGGACTATTTTGAACGACACAtattttaaatttggcaggTCCAGGTGAAGTGCATGGTGAAGGAAACATGCTTAAAGGATTTACTTAACGGCTCAATATTATTGCACCACACGAATTACAGACGCTACAAAAGGTTGGAGTCTTTATTAATACTGATATGCTGACATCTAGCGGTCTTTGTTTGTAATGCACAAACATGTATTATTTGCATAGTGGACAGTATTAGTTCAAAAGATTTCAttcagttttttaaatgtaaagggCCATTTAAAAAGAAAGCATGAATTCATCAAGGAAAATGGTAGTTTTCAAAGCTGAGACAAAGCAAAAATTTGAAGTTATACTTTGCAAGActgtgtttgttaacattagtaagtACATTAGCTAACAGGAaacaacaaaaactacaaaatactgtatagttttttttgtctgttgaacgcaaaagaagatattttgagaaatttaggaaagaaaacagttctagggcacctttgactaccactTTAATTTGTTCTACTATAGAccaattttttgtttgcaaacagtGTGACGCGATTCTGTGGGCGGAGCCGAACTGGTGGCAGAAAGCATCTAAATAATCgttctataatttattttgcatttgtgtgtgataaacagtatagaaaaccttacctgaaataaaataaacacagagaaacgaGTATTCCGGATGATTTATTCAGTCCAGCCTGTTCGTTTAATGGCTTGTttagtttaaaatgtaatattcaacgacggtattccataggaaataacaccataatttttgccattcctaTTCTGACATTCAATAACACACAATGACATTTTTGAAGGAATAGTCTTCTACATTTCATtcattgctgctttgtttccagTTTTTCTGCCACCAGTATGCGCGCGCAGCTGGCAGTGACGTAACCGTGACGTCGACTCCAAATTGGTCtatagtcaatgatgccccagaaatcttccaaatatctttctttgtgttcaagcgaacaaagaactttatacaggtttggaacaactaggggGTGAGCAATTCATGCCagaatttcattaaaaatattaatttcaaaAGATGTTTTTGACATTTCTTCCACTGTGTGATCATGATAAAAGCTCATGACTGCATGAAGTGGCTGAAAATGAGCTCCAGACCATAATACAAATTATGTTTTGTATGAGATGAAGAACAAAGAATCAAAAGCTTTAGTTCCTCTTCGCAATATTCACTTGGTAAAAGCTGGAGAGCACAAATCACATCAGTTCAAAGGTGGCAGACGACCAAACAAGACAGATTGTTGAAAGATGTTATTAATATGATTGAGAGACAGTCCTCAGTTCAAAGAGAAAACGATAGCACCATAAGTAATACACTTTACAATATTAGCcgtaaaaaatataaacagataaaACTTCGAGATTAAACTCGCTCAACCTGACCTAGAAAGCAAATTCTGTATCTTATCGTGGCCTGTACTAGGAATCAATGTAcattatcagtatgtgtgttcaaTGACTTTAATAAGCAAACTTTAACCAGTGATGTTACTTTAAAGTTTCAATCCTCTGTCTGATCATCCGGgcctttatttaaatatatgacCAACTCAATTTAACTGTTGAATATGTGTAGGGGTGCAAGAGCTAGGTGTTTTTATAAAGCCATCGCGTGATAGTCGTTTAAGTGCATTTTTTTGCGACAAATCATAAATGTGTAATACAATCGACGGCATCAAAAGTATGCGTTGATTACAACCTTTTGCCTCAGCACAGATTTGAAAATGATAAGAGATGTTATTTTGAAATCGCTTTCTCACTTAAGCTTCTCCTTTTGTATCGTCATCCGTTGGTCTTGAGCACACTTGACATCCCACTGCTGTTTGCGCCATCTAGTGTACTGGAGTGTGCTGTAATCGAAGCATACTGCGCAATGtagttttcaaaataaaagtctatgAAAATGCGTTATATGTTAATGATCTAAATATctgtcacacacaacaacatcAAGTGATAATACGATATGTAACaagtttattaagaaacaaGTCAAACATAACACTTCAGTTAATAGTCCACCTCACTTAAAATTAACAACAGAGAAAAAAGCTAAAATCAAAGACCATATAAAAGCATTCCCAGTTCCTTCGGGGCCCAGAGGGAAATGTAAGCAATATCAAtacagaaatacacatttcatcATAGCGCATCCTGATAATGAAACAAAGGTATACCTGCATCAATAACTTAACACaattaagaaaataaacatttgatttattcattcatttaaaaaagccATTCACTACCTGGCGTGTATTTGCCTTAATGCCTGCATTAAGTAAAGGGGTAAAAAAATCTAATGGGGGGCCAGCAAAGGGTATTTCTTTGATACACAGCATAAGACACACCTAGAAAGTGGAGGGTAGCGTCtatacagaataaagaaagcAGGACTGTTTTGTTGATTCTGGTTTGGTCAGATTCTGTCTCTGGCATACAAAATATATTCAGACCTGGTACTCAATCTCTTGAGCATTCATTGCTGCTTAAATGCCTGGTCAGACTATATAAAGCTTTGACATTCTGCTAAAACAAGATTGGCTTTTCCTCACCACTCAGACAATGTGAACTTGTTCTTTATAAATAACTCTCTTTTGTGTATATTTGGTGTTAAGCTAGAGGTAGACCATACCTTCTAAATGCAGCAtcaaaaaaaaacctcaggccTTAAATTTTCTTTTTGACTGtggtaaataaacattttgtttatgcAAATATGCTAAATCTTGTAAACTCACAAAAACCATCAGTGATGACTAATTTAAGAAAAGCAAGCCTTTTGTCAGCATAGTTATAGCCCATTTCTGAGCTACAATGTACACTGACCCATACACTATCCTTTCTTTTTCCACTCAAACCTTATGCTTATCAGTAATCCTTAGCAAATAACATCCCGTATCACCTCACTATCAAAAATTCTCCCGAAGACAGACTTCTACATCCCCTAAACCATCTTAAAGAGATATGCACTTAACATACATAAAACAAGAGCATTAATAGCCATACATTAACCTGATTTTATGTTataacttttttactttttatcaaTCAAAAAAAATTGTGTACTGCAAAAATTCCATTTTAAGAGATTAATTCAGGTTCACTGCATTCACTGAAAGCtgattttaaatcaaataaaaatatgcagCAAAAACTAAAACGTCCGTCTGAATTTCTGtcaatgcattaaaaatgtgaaCCATTAAACataaatggaaaaaagcagagcagtgcagtttAAAAACTGACGATAAAAACAAATCTCCACCTCATTTTGTGTAGAGCACGCTCAGAGTAACACTGACCTCGATATTCATTTCCTGCTGCTTGGTTTATGTTCAAAGCACGTTTCAACTGATTGTAACAGAAACGGTGTGGAAGACACAGAACATGGAGGATTGTAGAATAACAACACCTCTTTATCCCCAACATCAGCGCCCTCCTTctagatacattttttttactatactaCATTTTCTACACAAATCTAGCTAACAACATTTACTAGTTTCCTACAAAGCACAAAGACAGACAAGTCTATATAAAGAacaaattgaaatatgaaaagtaaacaTCCTGACTTTCacaaacaatatgtaaaataaaacaataaaaatgccaTTTAATTACAACAgggctaaaaaataaaataagatgcCTTGCATAGGGGGAACAATAGCAAACGTAGGTAGGAAAACCATGCATACCGAAAGGAGACTTGAACTGAATGTATCACATAGTGCAAAATTCCCAAGAAGAAACGAGGGACTgaattaaatgcaaatgaatcatACCAGCCCAGCCCAACCCACCCAGCCCCTTCACCAGGCTAAAAGAGGGACCACCGTTACCCCCCCTCCCAAACATCCCACCCGAAAATCCCCACTGGTGTGGACTTTGGTGTGTCCTGTGATAAGCGAGGCATCTGGAGATGAGTGCTGTGGTGATGGAGGTCTTATGACCCTATCCCTGCCCACTTTGATGAATGCCGCTAGCGCATCTTGTGATCGTCAGTGTTGCCCATGTTGGAGCCAGGGCTGGGGTCCTGCTGTCGCCTGGGCTGGGTcatcacacacaaaaacaatcaaAGATACACACACGCGAACAGACAAACCAAGACAGAGACATAATACAGTTAAAATAATTGTACTGTTTTTCCAATGCATATAACAGTTGGTTGAAATAAGCAACACATTACTGAAACCAAAGATATGATGGGTGCGAGCCTGGCCCCTGACGGAATCTCCTGACCTTTTTAATACACTGATATTAGGGGGGAAGCCAAATTCTTAAAATAGATTTTAACTTGCTTCAAAATGTCAAATGGAGTTTCTGATAGTAAATTTCAGAAttagttcatttgcaaaaacagataactgaGTTTTGAACAATTTAATctctttaaagtgatacttcacccaaaaattttactcaccctcagtatttattacaataaaaacatgatttcttattttttaaatgttgtttttgcaaatgaactcttcatttgtagTTGAAAGCATATCAAATAGCCAGAATATTTAAGGGCTGGACTACCAAaacatgaacattctgtcatcatttgctcgtcctaatgttgttccaaaccaatacaaataaaacacaaaaggagatggACAGAATGACTCAGCcatcattcactttcattgtatggaacaAAGAACAGCTTCAACCTTCTTAACAAATTTTCCTCTTGGGTTCCAAAGACAAAAGAAATCATGAAAAAGCAACATGAGGGTAAagaaatcatgacagaatgctctaaaaaaacattcaataaacaaCTATGCAAGAGGCCAGGGATGTACGATATAAATcgctttttgttttcttcactTTTGAATAAAAACGTCTGCTATGTCctgtaaatgtaaaactctTTCCAATTCTTCAAAACTCCACACAAAATTCCGTGTGGTCCTTAGcaaaaaaaatagattttttgacACAAAGCCTTTAGACACAAAGCCTTTTGCCTTAAAGTACACATGCAATTGCTCTATAAGTCCAGCAGGGGCCAGCAGAGATCAGCTCAAGTGAAGACTGATGTGAGGTACTTTTTTTGGTAGAAGTGGCAGACGGTCATTAGTCAGGGGCAAGTCTTCAAATCACTagccttaaaaataaagatatgaCTGATGGCCTTGTCACAGATACATATGTTTATGTGCCTATGTCTAAATCTCTCCCTGACATAGATGTCTGAGGACAACCAGGGCAGacgaacagacagacaggcagacattGAGGGGAAAGATAGACAGGAGGCAGACGTAGTGCATCTCACATAGCGTGAGGTCATCGTCCGTGTAACTGGCGTTTATAGCGCGCTCTAAACCTTGCCTGTTTTTATTCGACCCCGACGCCTGGGAATCCTGCATTTAAGCGTACGCATTAACAGATGAAGCTGTTATAGCTGTCATACTGTACACAGAGCAGTCTGGTCAGACGGAGATGCAACTAGACATGTGTTGCATGTGAACATTACACTATAAATATTCAGCAAAATCAAAGCACACCTACAATTTATATCTCTATAAGGCATCTTCGATGGgccaaaacagaacaaaacatgtgtgtgtgtgaatgggaGGAGGCAGCATCGATCATATGGAGCCCAGCTGCAGCACTCTCCTGTACCACAAGTCAATATTGCTTAGATTTTGCTGGGCAGCCAGCGCTGCTAATGAAAAAGATCAATAGTAATGATATATTAATACTTTCAGTGGCCAACATCACTCATGCTCTAATCCCACCTGCAGTAAAGGCCTGGCTTTAATGAAAAATGCCCTATCTATTTTTCATCCATCTCTTTACCATCTATCATGGAGAAGGCCATTACAATCTTAGATTTCGTTTGGCTTTGATTTGCTcctcactgcacacacacacaaacagtcacaCAATACGCACTTAAAAAGACAAATCGGTGTGTGTTCATAGAAGCAGAGAGTGTTCCACACTTAATCTTACTCACTTTCTTTAACCTCACTTTGAGGATGTCAATAGCACTGGTACTTGTGTCTGGGTAGTATTCAGTACTGACaagacattaaagggatagttcacccaaaaatgacaattctgtcatcttttactcacctgcttgtcatttcaaacctgtatgactttctttcttctgcacaaataTATAGGTATACAAAATAAGGTATTTTGATGAAAGTTGGTCACCGAACAGCGCTGgcatccattcacttctatcgtgtggacacaaaaccaatgcaagtgaatggatgccggtttacaacattcttcaaaatatcttcatttgtgttctgtagaagaaataaagtcaaacGGGTCTGAAATgacgagagggtgagtaaatgattttcatttttgggtgaactatcgctttaatgtaaaaacaaagtGTTATGTCTAAGTGAATGTAAACAGGCGGGACAATGCAAAAATAATTTAGAAATCCCCCTTTCACAACAAACCCGGCCCCCTTTCCTGGAAAACACCAATTTTCTGCTGAGCTTTTGTCTCTGTAGTTGTCGCCGGAGTGAGCGGTTCTCCATTACAAGTGCTCTACACTGATATTGTGCTAGTTTTTATTGAATTCCAGTTGATGGAGCCTGAGATTTGGCCGCCGTATGTTCGCTCCAAACATTATTCAGTATCCAAAATAAAGCCGATAGAACCGTAAGGAGCAGAACATACGAAAACAAGCTCAGATCTAGGGTCAGGCTCCACGCTGCTGGGATGAGAAGGCATGAATTATAGAATAATTACAGGGTTTCGTTTTTCCACCGCTCACAGTGACTTTGAGGGAAAAACACTTGGCCCGTGAGTCACAAATCGTCTGACTGCGATGAGTAGGAAATTTGATTTTCATAAGCGGCGAGATCTATTTAAAAAAGAGACCCTGGCGTGATTGATTCTggaggagaggatgaggagtGTGTAAAGGAGTGCCAGAGGGTATAGATTAGAAGAAAGGAATATAATGGCGGCGGTTCATAAGGGGGGTGTTTCTGGTCATGTGCTGCCAAGCTGTGCATGAGAGCTCCCAGAGGGCTTTGCAGCAATGGGAGTGGGTGGGCGGGGCAGTAAGGAATCCTGGGATGGAAGTCTGGTCTCCATTACAGAAGTAAAGAGAGTTGGGGGTCTCGCGAGCCGGTGGGAGACGGCTTTTTTGTTCCAATGGGGTGAACaaagtgtttttaaaccttagAATCCTACTTACAGAAGCTAATCTCTCAATCTTTCTAAggatcacacacaaacacatgtactcacacgcacacatagaAGATAACAGAGATAAAGATGCTCTTTCATGCACATGCCCTTGTGAAATTCTGACACAGACACACttacagacacagacacagtttaGCGCATGACACAAGCATAGAGAGAAGCAGAGGAGACAGACCCTGGTCCTTGAAGGCCATCAGTCCCAGATTTTTGATGCCACAGGGTcctaaaaaacacaatttggTTTTCATCTTAGGAGCGCAGTTTGGATTGATTGTAAAATGATTGTATTTGAGGACTTACAATGCAAAGATATTTCATGCACTAAGCCATGAGTATACAAATAAAGCATTTCAATAGCTTAAACATACACTAACTGCACTGAGTAGACATATGCATGCACACATTATACTATGAAGCACACATCAACATGCCCTCGTTCATTTTGCATTTGTTCTAAATGATTTATACTACGCAGACACTTGTAAAATCAAGGAAGCAGTTCACTAGATGAAATCCTAAACTGATGTCTTACCTCCTGAGTTATTAAATGACTGAGCTGTGCCATcggcatctgctaaatgacaagTGATCAAATCAGTGTTGCTCCAGACAAGCTGTTTAGCTACATCAAGAGCTCTTAAGAGATCAGGAGAGAGATACAGAAAGTTGTGAGgtgccattttcttttttttgaaagatttactcactctcacaGTCTTGCAAAACACAGAAGCCAATTACTAAGCACTGTTTTTGAAGTGACAAtgtcaaaattaaaacatttttggaaatgtgggcttttatgcaaaaaaaatgtagttattttgaaaaaattttTAGAATTTTAGAAACATTTTGGATTTAATGCAATGATTACCGACTGAATCTAACAAAACctgtcaaaaacattttcaggttatttcaccccaaaagaaaaatatatttttattttaggattaTTATGATGCTTTGCCACATTATATttgaacaaatatatataaaatatattttcaacaTAATTTATTCAATAACAGAAAttcataatatacagtaaatgtacatgtagaaataaaatgtcataaaaaaggtgattatagtttttttcttttgatttcgGAGTGATAAATGATctgaacatgtttttaaaaaaatcttttttgtgtCAGAAGATGCTGTTGGCACCACTTGATCATTTCTCCGCTCAGGAGCATCTAAACATGCCAATACAACTGactactgtcctgtactttgcACAGTGAACCGCTCTCTGAAGTATTAAACACTGTGGTATCAATGAAGAAAAATGAGGATTACATGTAGTACCGTGCATGCAAAAATCAAAAACatgtacacacaaatacagatcTCCATTACGACTAAAATGAAAGAGCTTTAGATTTTAAGCATGCACTGACTGATCATTCATCTAAACTACACAGACAGCACAAACACTCTCAACCTCACTCACGGCGACTCCCACCTCCAAGTCCTCGCGGTGTGAGCGATCCCTGTCCTCAAAATCCCGGGTCCTTCTGCGCGCTTCCTCAAAGGCTGCCTGGGCAAGAGCGTCCTCCtgctgcacgcacacacacacaaacacaagaggCGATCAGTCATTTCTGATGCTCATAAGGCACGAGAGGCTGAATGCATTACGTGACTTCTCTGTACCTGTGCCCTCTCATCATCGTACTCCAGACAGCCCATCCCATCCAGACGGTGAAGATCAATCCAGCCTCTCCAGATCACACATACTCCATTCAGGATCATAGGAGCCTTCAGGTAcacctgcacacaaacacatacttaGATGTTATGACATGGATAGCACCAGAATAGAAACGAATATTCATTTCgagtatttttattgttatttctttttctgGAGGGGAAAAATGAAACATCGTGTCTTAAACACCACAGTGAAAAAACAGCACACTTGAACAAGGACACATCAGACGGACGGATCGACAGACGGACAGCCTTTGGAACAGGTGAAAAAGCATAACCACCTACTCTACAGTCATAGCCGCATATGAAAACGTCACACCCGGTTGTGCAATGGGTCATTTGAATTGTAAAACATTGTCTAAATGCATAATGTTCCTGCAGCTCAAACGGTAGCGCATGACGCTCGTGATGCTGAGCTCATGGGTTCACTTCCCAGGGAACCCACAAACTGATAAACTGtgtaccttgaatgcactgtaagtttggataaaagtgtctgccaaggAGGAAAAGTGTTTTTGTGGCAGAACTTCATAACTTGACTGTGGAAACAGACTTACAGATGTACACATTACACTTTTTTCGGTCTCTTCCTGTCGTAGCTCTCAGACCAGCCTCCAGTGTTTGCTTCCTGTGATGAGGGTATTTATTTATAGGGGCCAGCGTAGTAGAGTAAGGGTACACCGATGCTCGCCTAGCAGAGACAGGCAAAGCCTGTCTGAATTTATTTATACTGAGCATAGAGTGCACACGGCAGCACGGGCGGGCACATGATTACATCCGTGTGTGGGAGCACGAGGGGGTGAGGGGGTCAGACGACTTAATTGAGCTCTCAACGTTTTCTTCACTTAAAACCCCTTAAGAAAAATAAGACATCTGTCATAATGCAAGAATGTCTGTCATAAAGCAATTGAGATCTCTTCTTAAACTTTAGAGGAGGAATACATGAAAAAAGGAAAAGCCAGGAAGAAAAAACTAAGGATTTGATCTCTATTTAATCCTATTGTTGTCTATAGGAAacagacaaaatacaaaaatacaagagCTGGAGAGACGTGGAGAATGTGACTCTGTTTGACTGGAGAGagtcaaaaagagaaagagagtaaGTGAGAAAGTGGGATGAGTGAAAGACGGGGGTATATGACTGTCTGTCTGGCTCACAGCCACAGGAATATCACATCTCTGCCACTGAGGAATCCAGGCTGAGACAAAAGCGTGCAGTCTGTCGGTCTGTGGGTGCTGTTTATTTCTGTATCTGCAGGAGAGCGCAGTGAAAGAGGCCAGCTATAAACACTCgtacacacacgcgcgcacgcacgtaTTCTGTGTTACCCGCCAAAACCAATGAGGCACCCGAGTCACCAGATATGAGTGAAGTTTCATGGTGCTGCTCTCCTCAAGAGCAGAAAAAAACGCAGGAACACTCAATGCTGGATCACACCGCAGTGTGTCGTTGGATACTAAGAGTCCCACAATGGGCAGTGGTGACTGCTGGAGAAACCTGCCAGACTAACGCCCCAGCAAAACAGACACAACACGGGCTTTGCCTACAGTAGATTTACTGCAGTCTTTAAGCGACGtgtagctgtgtgtgtgtgtgtctgccctGGTTTCATACCCACTAAACTCACCACCTCGTTGTGTAGGTGGTTGAGTTACGTATATGATTTTTGCATCAAAAATGAGACGTTACTAGAAAAGAACAAATTTAAATAAAggatttaagaaaaaaatcacataaagGATTCACATAAGAATATGACCTTTTTCCTAACCACCCACCGCTATATTAATTACTGTAGAAGAATAGTTACAAAAGCAGAAATATCtgccataaaaatatatataatatcaaatgaataaatcaaggggcggtttcccggacagggcttaagcctagccACAGACtcacttaaatgttagaggtgtcttgatctaaaacaacttacactgacatattttaaaatatatcagtgtgattgtgttgtctcaagatgcacacctgtaatgtttttttgtaaagtatataaATTGACTTATCCTAATTTTACTAAGGCATACTCCTGGCTataatccttgtctgggaacCCGCCCCAAAATGAATTACATGAATGATTATC
Protein-coding regions in this window:
- the cbfb gene encoding core-binding factor subunit beta isoform X1; the protein is MPRVVPDQRSKFENEEFFRKLSRECEIKYTGFRDRPHEERQARFQNACRDGRSEIAFVATGTNLSLQFFPANLHGDQRQAPTREYVDFERETGKVYLKAPMILNGVCVIWRGWIDLHRLDGMGCLEYDDERAQQEDALAQAAFEEARRRTRDFEDRDRSHREDLEVGVAMPMAQLSHLITQEDPVASKIWD
- the cbfb gene encoding core-binding factor subunit beta isoform X3; the encoded protein is MPRVVPDQRSKFENEEFFRKLSRECEIKYTGFRDRPHEERQARFQNACRDGRSEIAFVATGTNLSLQFFPANLHGDQRQAPTREYVDFERETGKVYLKAPMILNGVCVIWRGWIDLHRLDGMGCLEYDDERAQQEDALAQAAFEEARRRTRDFEDRDRSHREDLEMPMAQLSHLITQEDPVASKIWD
- the cbfb gene encoding core-binding factor subunit beta isoform X2: MPRVVPDQRSKFENEEFFRKLSRECEIKYTGFRDRPHEERQARFQNACRDGRSEIAFVATGTNLSLQFFPANLHGDQRQAPTREYVDFERETGKVYLKAPMILNGVCVIWRGWIDLHRLDGMGCLEYDDERAQQEDALAQAAFEEARRRTRDFEDRDRSHREDLEPRRQQDPSPGSNMGNTDDHKMR